One window from the genome of Anopheles coluzzii chromosome X, AcolN3, whole genome shotgun sequence encodes:
- the LOC120948043 gene encoding progestin and adipoQ receptor family member 3 isoform X2 — MNEWNELLKAELLPPSGSFRTDGDAPGSIKCAGLFQGSVAAPGDCGLYHRHPQKGIANPPVLEDATEKHGSSSALAPTSWREKVVAYDEAPEHLRFNPFIRTGYRTYLSARLCLESMFWWTNETVNIWSHILGLCVFLILAYYDTAMLQIQASTTDKVIVGMLLLSFQLCMIFSSIYHTFSCHSADSYDRLLAFDLFGIALSLLAIFMSGIYYAFWCNQPLRDFYMITIGVIFTAAMALQIPQLNVHSNVKMLAFVAWAAYGVVPTLHWYFVMGGTESTMVKIFIPRVAVMYALSGFAFLIYVAKIPERWCIGWFDCIGHSHNLWHLIVLAALCYWHNSGMKYVEFRMTHGCSAGVQYA, encoded by the exons ATGAACGAGTGGAACGAGCTGCTCAAGGCGGAACTGCTGCCCCCGTCCGGCAGCTTCCGGACGGATGGGGATGCACCCGGCAGCATCAAGTGTGCCGGCCTGTTCCAGGGCAGCGTTGCAGCGCCGGGCGACTGCGGGCTCTATCACCGGCACCCGCAAAAG GGCATCGCCAACCCGCCCGTCCTGGAGGATGCGACCGAGAAGCACGGTTCCTCGTCCGCTCTAGCACCGACCAGCTGGCGCGAGAAGGTGGTCGCGTACGATGAAGCGCCGGAACATCTCCGGTTCAATCCGTTCATACGCACCGGCTACCGGACGTACCTGTCCGCGCGCCTCTGCCTCGAGAGCATGTTCTGGTGGACGAACGAGACGGTCAACATCTGGAGCCACATACTCGGCCTGTGCGTGTTTCTCATCCTTGCCTACTACGATACCGCAATGCTGCAGATACAGGCCAGCACGACCGACAAGGTGATCGTGGGCATGCTGCTGCTCAGCTTTCAGCTCTGCATGATCTTCTCCTCGATCTACCACACGTTCTCGTGCCACTCGGCAGACAGCTACGATCGGTTGCTCGCGTTCGACCTGTTCGGCATCGCCCTGTCGCTGCTGGCGATCTTCATGAGCGGCATCTACTACGCCTTCTGGTGCAATCAG CCCCTGCGCGACTTTTACATGATCACGATCGGGGTCATCTTTACCGCGGCCATGGCCCTGCAGATACCGCAGCTGAACGTCCACTCGAACGTGAAAATGCTGGCGTTCGTCGCCTGGGCCGCGTACGGTGTCGTACCGACGCTCCACTGGTACTTCGTGATGGGCGGCACCGAGAGCACGATGGTGAAG ATCTTCATACCGCGCGTTGCCGTGATGTACGCGCTGTCCGGGTTTGCCTTTCTGATCTACGTGGCCAAAATTCCCGAACGCTGGTGCATCGGTTGGTTCGACTGCATTGGCCACTCGCACAATTTGTGGCATTTAATCGTGCTGGCGGCACTGTGCTACTGGCACAACAGCG GCATGAAGTACGTCGAGTTCCGGATGACACACGGATGCTCGGCCGGCGTCCAGTACGCGTAG
- the LOC120951624 gene encoding ubiquitin-conjugating enzyme E2-17 kDa, producing MALKRINKELQDLGRDPPAQCSAGPVGDDLFHWQATIMGPPDSPYQGGVFFLTIHFPTDYPFKPPKVAFTTRIYHPNINSNGSICLDILRSQWSPALTISKVLLSICSLLCDPNPDDPLVPEIARIYKTDREKYNELAREWTRKYAM from the exons ATGGCATTAAAAAGAATTAATAAG GAATTACAAGACTTGGGGAGAGACCCACCAGCACAATGTTCAGCCGGTCCAGTCGGCGATGACT TGTTCCACTGGCAGGCAACAATTATGGGCCCG CCAGACAGTCCGTACCAGGGAGGCGTATTCTTCTTAACAATACATTTCCCAACAGACTATCCATTCAAACCACCGAAAGTGGCTTTTACGACACGCATATATCATCcaaacatcaacagcaacggGTCGATCTGTCTGGATATCTTAAGATCTCAATGGTCTCCCGCCCTGACAATATCAAAGG TGTTGCTGTCCATCTGCTCTCTGTTGTGTGATCCCAACCCCGACGACCCGCTGGTGCCGGAGATTGCCAGAATATATAAAACCGACCGGGAAAAATATAATGAACTTGCCCGGGAGTGGACACGAAAGTATGCTATGTGA
- the LOC120948043 gene encoding progestin and adipoQ receptor family member 3 isoform X1, with protein MNEWNELLKAELLPPSGSFRTDGDAPGSIKCAGLFQGSVAAPGDCGLYHRHPQKGIANPPVLEDATEKHGSSSALAPTSWREKVVAYDEAPEHLRFNPFIRTGYRTYLSARLCLESMFWWTNETVNIWSHILGLCVFLILAYYDTAMLQIQASTTDKVIVGMLLLSFQLCMIFSSIYHTFSCHSADSYDRLLAFDLFGIALSLLAIFMSGIYYAFWCNQPLRDFYMITIGVIFTAAMALQIPQLNVHSNVKMLAFVAWAAYGVVPTLHWYFVMGGTESTMVKIFIPRVAVMYALSGFAFLIYVAKIPERWCIGWFDCIGHSHNLWHLIVLAALCYWHNSGLDFANFLIENGCVKDRAKCYALTVAGDH; from the exons ATGAACGAGTGGAACGAGCTGCTCAAGGCGGAACTGCTGCCCCCGTCCGGCAGCTTCCGGACGGATGGGGATGCACCCGGCAGCATCAAGTGTGCCGGCCTGTTCCAGGGCAGCGTTGCAGCGCCGGGCGACTGCGGGCTCTATCACCGGCACCCGCAAAAG GGCATCGCCAACCCGCCCGTCCTGGAGGATGCGACCGAGAAGCACGGTTCCTCGTCCGCTCTAGCACCGACCAGCTGGCGCGAGAAGGTGGTCGCGTACGATGAAGCGCCGGAACATCTCCGGTTCAATCCGTTCATACGCACCGGCTACCGGACGTACCTGTCCGCGCGCCTCTGCCTCGAGAGCATGTTCTGGTGGACGAACGAGACGGTCAACATCTGGAGCCACATACTCGGCCTGTGCGTGTTTCTCATCCTTGCCTACTACGATACCGCAATGCTGCAGATACAGGCCAGCACGACCGACAAGGTGATCGTGGGCATGCTGCTGCTCAGCTTTCAGCTCTGCATGATCTTCTCCTCGATCTACCACACGTTCTCGTGCCACTCGGCAGACAGCTACGATCGGTTGCTCGCGTTCGACCTGTTCGGCATCGCCCTGTCGCTGCTGGCGATCTTCATGAGCGGCATCTACTACGCCTTCTGGTGCAATCAG CCCCTGCGCGACTTTTACATGATCACGATCGGGGTCATCTTTACCGCGGCCATGGCCCTGCAGATACCGCAGCTGAACGTCCACTCGAACGTGAAAATGCTGGCGTTCGTCGCCTGGGCCGCGTACGGTGTCGTACCGACGCTCCACTGGTACTTCGTGATGGGCGGCACCGAGAGCACGATGGTGAAG ATCTTCATACCGCGCGTTGCCGTGATGTACGCGCTGTCCGGGTTTGCCTTTCTGATCTACGTGGCCAAAATTCCCGAACGCTGGTGCATCGGTTGGTTCGACTGCATTGGCCACTCGCACAATTTGTGGCATTTAATCGTGCTGGCGGCACTGTGCTACTGGCACAACAGCG GTCTTGATTTTGCTAACTTCCTCATCGAGAACGGTTGCGTTAAAGATAGGGCGAAATGTTACGCGCTGACCGTTGCCGGTGACCACTGA
- the LOC120948043 gene encoding progestin and adipoQ receptor family member 3 isoform X3 yields MTEKFFRGIANPPVLEDATEKHGSSSALAPTSWREKVVAYDEAPEHLRFNPFIRTGYRTYLSARLCLESMFWWTNETVNIWSHILGLCVFLILAYYDTAMLQIQASTTDKVIVGMLLLSFQLCMIFSSIYHTFSCHSADSYDRLLAFDLFGIALSLLAIFMSGIYYAFWCNQPLRDFYMITIGVIFTAAMALQIPQLNVHSNVKMLAFVAWAAYGVVPTLHWYFVMGGTESTMVKIFIPRVAVMYALSGFAFLIYVAKIPERWCIGWFDCIGHSHNLWHLIVLAALCYWHNSGLDFANFLIENGCVKDRAKCYALTVAGDH; encoded by the exons ATGACGGAGAAGTTCTTTCGT GGCATCGCCAACCCGCCCGTCCTGGAGGATGCGACCGAGAAGCACGGTTCCTCGTCCGCTCTAGCACCGACCAGCTGGCGCGAGAAGGTGGTCGCGTACGATGAAGCGCCGGAACATCTCCGGTTCAATCCGTTCATACGCACCGGCTACCGGACGTACCTGTCCGCGCGCCTCTGCCTCGAGAGCATGTTCTGGTGGACGAACGAGACGGTCAACATCTGGAGCCACATACTCGGCCTGTGCGTGTTTCTCATCCTTGCCTACTACGATACCGCAATGCTGCAGATACAGGCCAGCACGACCGACAAGGTGATCGTGGGCATGCTGCTGCTCAGCTTTCAGCTCTGCATGATCTTCTCCTCGATCTACCACACGTTCTCGTGCCACTCGGCAGACAGCTACGATCGGTTGCTCGCGTTCGACCTGTTCGGCATCGCCCTGTCGCTGCTGGCGATCTTCATGAGCGGCATCTACTACGCCTTCTGGTGCAATCAG CCCCTGCGCGACTTTTACATGATCACGATCGGGGTCATCTTTACCGCGGCCATGGCCCTGCAGATACCGCAGCTGAACGTCCACTCGAACGTGAAAATGCTGGCGTTCGTCGCCTGGGCCGCGTACGGTGTCGTACCGACGCTCCACTGGTACTTCGTGATGGGCGGCACCGAGAGCACGATGGTGAAG ATCTTCATACCGCGCGTTGCCGTGATGTACGCGCTGTCCGGGTTTGCCTTTCTGATCTACGTGGCCAAAATTCCCGAACGCTGGTGCATCGGTTGGTTCGACTGCATTGGCCACTCGCACAATTTGTGGCATTTAATCGTGCTGGCGGCACTGTGCTACTGGCACAACAGCG GTCTTGATTTTGCTAACTTCCTCATCGAGAACGGTTGCGTTAAAGATAGGGCGAAATGTTACGCGCTGACCGTTGCCGGTGACCACTGA